One window of the Pseudomonas knackmussii B13 genome contains the following:
- a CDS encoding DUF2167 domain-containing protein: MDGKSLCLALFLTQALPLGVAVAAQPITTQAQADVPGVAESKPQTTEEFVARLKFQKGKIVVGDNLATFDLPDSFVFLDGKDAEAVLEAWGNPPRTTPPLGLLMPARVSPFDPQAWAVIVQYEADGYVSDEDAGRIDYTSMLKDMQQDMREANPERIKQGFEPIELVGWATPPHYDAEGKKLYWAKELKFGDAKEHTLNYNIRVLGRKGVLVLNFIAGMEQLPLIEKNLASVLAMTEFNPGNRYMDFNPELDKVAAYGLGALVAGKLAAKVGLLASMLVLLKKLWLLPVLAFGWLSRLFKRNKQPPVPPQG; this comes from the coding sequence ATGGATGGTAAGAGCCTCTGCCTGGCCCTCTTCCTCACCCAGGCGCTTCCCCTCGGTGTGGCCGTCGCCGCACAGCCGATCACTACCCAGGCACAAGCCGACGTGCCCGGTGTCGCCGAAAGCAAGCCACAGACCACCGAGGAATTCGTCGCCCGCCTGAAATTCCAGAAGGGCAAGATCGTGGTTGGCGACAACCTGGCCACCTTCGACCTGCCAGACAGCTTCGTCTTCCTCGACGGCAAGGACGCAGAGGCGGTGCTCGAGGCCTGGGGCAACCCGCCGCGCACCACGCCGCCGCTGGGCCTGCTGATGCCGGCCAGAGTCTCGCCGTTCGATCCGCAGGCCTGGGCTGTCATCGTGCAGTACGAGGCCGATGGCTATGTGTCCGACGAGGACGCCGGGCGTATCGACTACACGAGCATGCTCAAGGACATGCAGCAGGACATGCGCGAAGCCAATCCGGAACGGATCAAGCAGGGTTTCGAGCCGATCGAACTTGTCGGCTGGGCAACGCCGCCGCACTACGACGCCGAGGGCAAGAAACTGTACTGGGCCAAGGAATTGAAGTTCGGCGACGCCAAGGAGCACACGCTGAACTACAACATCCGCGTGCTTGGGCGCAAAGGCGTGCTGGTGCTGAATTTCATCGCCGGCATGGAGCAGTTGCCGCTGATCGAGAAGAACCTTGCAAGCGTGCTGGCCATGACCGAGTTCAACCCGGGCAACCGCTACATGGACTTCAACCCGGAGTTGGACAAGGTGGCCGCCTATGGCCTGGGCGCGCTGGTGGCCGGCAAGCTGGCTGCCAAGGTGGGGCTGCTCGCCTCGATGCTGGTCTTGCTGAAGAAGCTGTGGTTGCTGCCGGTGCTTGCGTTCGGCTGGCTCAGCCGGCTGTTCAAGCGCAACAAGCAGCCGCCGGTGCCGCCGCAGGGCTGA
- a CDS encoding acyl-CoA dehydrogenase C-terminal domain-containing protein has product MPLYKAPLRDTRFLLNEVFDFPEHYRNLINGADATPDMVDAILGECAKLCEEVVAPLYHSGDEEGCHLVNGEVRTPKGFKEAYDAYVAGGWQGLSHPVEYGGQGLPMSLGALKQEMLGTANWPFSMYPGLSLGAMNTVMQHGSEEQKRTYLTPLTEGRWGGTMCLTEPQCGTDLGQVKTRAEANADGSYAISGTKIFISSGDHDLTENIVHIVLARLPDAPKGTRGISLFIVPKFLPNTEGGVGERNGVSCGALEKKMGIKASATCVMNFDGATGYLIGPPNKGLECMFTFMNSARIGTAIQGVATAELAYQGALAYARERRSMRALSGTKEPEQVADSLMHHGDVRRMLLTQKAVAEGGRALVYLATQYADKMIQGLLTGDNAEYERWDDKLGFLTPILKGCLTELGLESANLGMQVFGGHGYIREHGMEQIVRDARIATLYEGTTGIQALDLLGRKVLLMTHGKAVRDFTKVVGRFAVDLLKQEPAMRGRALTLLKLCAQWNLLTLRIALTARKERDLVGTASHDYLMFSGYVALAYSWALQEAAARKRLRQGGGESSDFYKAKIATSDFYFARLLPRAKGHAAAMGKPVKSVMGLKAEHFAFE; this is encoded by the coding sequence ATGCCCCTCTACAAAGCCCCGCTGCGCGACACCCGCTTCCTGCTCAACGAGGTCTTCGACTTCCCCGAGCACTATCGCAACCTGATCAACGGAGCCGACGCCACGCCGGACATGGTCGACGCCATCCTAGGCGAGTGCGCGAAGCTCTGCGAGGAAGTCGTCGCCCCGCTCTACCACTCCGGCGACGAGGAAGGCTGCCACCTGGTAAACGGCGAGGTACGCACGCCCAAGGGCTTCAAGGAAGCCTACGACGCCTACGTGGCCGGCGGCTGGCAGGGCCTCTCGCACCCGGTGGAATACGGCGGCCAGGGCCTGCCGATGAGCCTGGGCGCGCTCAAGCAGGAGATGCTCGGCACCGCCAACTGGCCGTTCTCCATGTATCCGGGCCTGTCGCTTGGCGCGATGAACACGGTTATGCAGCACGGCTCCGAGGAACAGAAGCGCACCTACCTGACACCCCTCACCGAGGGCCGCTGGGGCGGCACCATGTGCCTTACCGAACCGCAGTGCGGCACCGACCTTGGCCAGGTGAAGACTCGCGCCGAAGCCAACGCCGACGGCAGCTACGCCATCAGCGGCACCAAGATCTTCATTTCCTCGGGCGACCACGACCTCACCGAGAACATCGTGCACATCGTCCTCGCCCGCCTGCCTGACGCGCCCAAGGGCACTCGCGGCATCTCGCTGTTCATCGTGCCCAAGTTCCTGCCGAACACCGAGGGCGGCGTGGGCGAACGCAACGGCGTGAGCTGCGGCGCGCTGGAGAAGAAGATGGGCATCAAGGCCTCGGCGACCTGCGTGATGAACTTCGACGGCGCCACCGGCTACCTCATCGGCCCACCGAACAAGGGCCTGGAATGCATGTTCACCTTCATGAACAGCGCCCGCATCGGCACCGCCATCCAGGGCGTCGCTACCGCCGAGCTGGCCTACCAGGGCGCGCTAGCCTATGCCCGCGAGCGCCGCTCGATGCGCGCGCTATCCGGGACCAAGGAGCCGGAACAGGTCGCCGACAGCCTCATGCACCACGGCGACGTGCGCCGTATGCTGCTGACCCAGAAGGCCGTGGCCGAGGGCGGCCGCGCGCTGGTCTACCTGGCCACGCAGTACGCCGACAAGATGATCCAGGGCCTGCTGACCGGCGACAACGCCGAGTACGAGCGCTGGGACGACAAGCTCGGCTTCCTTACCCCGATCCTCAAGGGCTGCCTCACCGAACTGGGCCTGGAAAGCGCCAACCTGGGCATGCAGGTGTTCGGCGGCCACGGCTACATCCGCGAGCACGGCATGGAGCAGATCGTCCGCGATGCGCGCATCGCCACGCTTTATGAAGGCACCACCGGCATCCAGGCGCTGGACCTGCTCGGCCGCAAGGTCCTGCTGATGACACACGGCAAGGCCGTACGCGACTTCACCAAGGTGGTCGGCAGGTTTGCTGTCGATCTGCTCAAGCAAGAACCGGCCATGCGCGGCCGCGCCCTCACCCTGCTCAAGCTCTGCGCGCAATGGAACCTGCTGACCCTGCGCATCGCCCTCACCGCCCGCAAGGAACGCGACCTGGTGGGCACCGCCAGCCACGACTACCTGATGTTCTCCGGCTACGTCGCCCTGGCCTACTCCTGGGCGCTGCAGGAAGCCGCGGCACGCA
- a CDS encoding MFS transporter, with translation MSRTGFWILLSGALILALSLGTRHGFGLFLAPMSAEFGWGREVFAFAIALQNLIWGIAQPFTGALADRYGAGRAVLVGGLLYAVGLVLMGHADSAASLSLSAGLLIGIGLSGTSFSVILGAVGRAVPLEKRSMAMGISAAAGSFGQFAMLPGTLGLIGWLGWSTALLALGLLVALIVPLAGLMRDKPLPVLAHEQSLGEALREACGHSGFWLLSLGFFVCGFQVVFIGVHLPAYLVDRHLPATVGTTVLALVGLFNVFGTYLAGWLGGRWSKPKLLTALYLIRGLVILAFLWAPLTVWTAYAFGIAMGLLWLSTVPLTNGTVATLFGVRNLSMLGGITFLFHQIGAFLGGWLGGYVYDHTGNYDLVWQISILLSLLAGLLNWPVRERPVARLAAAEVA, from the coding sequence CTGTCGCGCACGGGATTCTGGATCCTCTTGTCCGGCGCCCTGATCCTGGCCTTGTCGCTGGGCACTCGCCACGGCTTCGGCCTGTTCCTCGCGCCAATGAGCGCCGAGTTCGGCTGGGGGCGTGAGGTGTTCGCCTTTGCCATTGCCCTGCAGAACCTGATCTGGGGCATCGCCCAGCCGTTCACTGGCGCCCTGGCTGACCGCTACGGCGCAGGGCGCGCCGTGTTGGTCGGCGGGCTGCTGTACGCCGTGGGCCTGGTGCTGATGGGGCATGCCGACTCGGCTGCCAGCCTGTCGCTGAGCGCCGGTCTGCTGATCGGCATCGGCCTTTCGGGCACTTCCTTCTCGGTGATTCTCGGCGCGGTCGGCCGCGCCGTTCCGCTGGAGAAGCGCAGCATGGCGATGGGCATTTCCGCCGCCGCCGGCTCCTTCGGCCAGTTCGCCATGCTGCCCGGCACCCTCGGGCTGATCGGCTGGCTCGGTTGGTCGACGGCGTTGCTTGCCCTCGGCCTGCTGGTGGCGCTGATCGTGCCGCTGGCCGGCCTGATGCGCGACAAGCCGCTGCCGGTGCTGGCCCATGAACAGTCCCTGGGCGAGGCGCTGCGCGAGGCCTGTGGGCATTCGGGCTTCTGGCTGCTTTCGCTGGGCTTCTTCGTCTGTGGCTTCCAGGTGGTGTTCATCGGCGTGCACCTGCCGGCCTATCTGGTGGACCGTCACCTGCCGGCCACGGTCGGCACCACGGTGCTGGCGCTGGTCGGGCTGTTCAACGTGTTCGGTACCTACCTCGCCGGCTGGCTCGGCGGTCGCTGGAGCAAGCCGAAGTTGCTGACTGCGCTCTACCTGATCCGTGGTCTGGTGATACTCGCCTTCCTTTGGGCGCCGCTGACGGTATGGACGGCCTACGCCTTCGGCATCGCCATGGGCCTGCTGTGGCTGTCCACGGTGCCGCTCACCAACGGCACGGTGGCGACCCTGTTCGGCGTACGTAACCTGTCGATGCTTGGTGGCATCACCTTCCTGTTCCACCAGATCGGCGCTTTCCTCGGCGGCTGGCTGGGCGGTTACGTTTATGACCACACCGGCAACTACGACCTGGTCTGGCAGATTTCCATCCTGCTCTCGCTGCTCGCCGGCCTGCTCAACTGGCCGGTGCGCGAGCGCCCGGTGGCGCGCCTGGCTGCCGCGGAGGTCGCGTGA
- a CDS encoding outer membrane protein transport protein gives MKTTWLKTTLALTISAASAQALANGIAINEQSASGAGTAYAGRASSALDASTVFGNPAGLSKLKRTEVSGGLAIVDAKDDISDAQGPNKGSNKGDSVPLAAVPFGYVSTPINDDFTFGFGMYVPYGIINDYENGFQGSYHGSYSKVQVITLQPTIAYKINDKVSVGFGPTINRIDGQLKNDLATNALNGGKGDTHIDIKGDDTALGYNIGVMVDLTDDTTWGLTYHSKVDYHLDGRTKVKNAPNGLGLNGSYDAKLDITLPENVDTSFTHKFDDKWTGYIGAVWTRWSRLDKIEVENSGVPALGQALGFGTIGENLNWKDTWSGSIGASYQLNQEWVLRTGYAYDPSPTSNADRNVRIPVGDRQIVTFGAGWSPNADLTVDVAYAYLWEDTASVNQEGTALQPAYSAKYDNSANGLTAQVTYRF, from the coding sequence ATGAAAACAACATGGCTCAAAACCACTCTCGCACTGACCATCAGCGCCGCCTCTGCCCAGGCCCTGGCCAACGGCATCGCGATTAACGAACAAAGCGCGAGTGGCGCGGGCACCGCCTACGCCGGCCGCGCCTCCTCCGCACTGGACGCCAGCACCGTCTTCGGCAACCCGGCCGGCCTGAGCAAGCTCAAGCGCACCGAAGTGAGCGGCGGTCTGGCGATCGTCGACGCCAAGGACGACATCAGCGACGCCCAGGGCCCGAACAAGGGTTCCAACAAGGGTGATTCCGTACCGCTGGCCGCCGTTCCGTTCGGCTACGTCTCCACGCCGATCAACGACGACTTCACCTTCGGCTTCGGCATGTACGTGCCCTACGGCATCATCAACGACTACGAGAACGGCTTCCAGGGCAGCTACCACGGCTCTTACAGCAAGGTTCAAGTCATCACCCTGCAGCCAACCATCGCCTACAAGATCAACGACAAGGTCTCCGTTGGCTTCGGTCCGACCATCAACCGCATCGACGGCCAGCTGAAGAACGACCTGGCGACCAATGCGCTGAACGGCGGCAAGGGCGACACCCACATCGACATCAAGGGCGACGACACCGCGCTGGGCTACAACATCGGCGTGATGGTCGACCTGACCGACGACACCACCTGGGGTCTGACCTACCACTCCAAGGTCGACTACCACCTGGACGGTCGCACCAAGGTCAAGAACGCGCCTAACGGCCTGGGCCTGAACGGCAGCTACGACGCCAAGCTGGACATCACCCTGCCGGAAAACGTCGATACCTCCTTCACCCACAAGTTCGACGACAAGTGGACCGGCTACATCGGCGCCGTCTGGACCCGTTGGAGCCGCCTGGACAAGATCGAGGTGGAGAACAGCGGCGTTCCGGCCCTCGGCCAGGCCCTGGGCTTCGGCACCATCGGCGAAAACCTGAACTGGAAGGACACCTGGTCCGGCTCCATCGGCGCCTCCTACCAGCTGAACCAGGAGTGGGTGCTGCGTACCGGTTACGCCTACGACCCGTCGCCGACCAGCAACGCCGACCGCAACGTGCGCATCCCGGTAGGCGATCGCCAGATCGTCACCTTCGGTGCAGGCTGGTCGCCGAACGCCGACCTGACCGTCGACGTGGCCTATGCCTACCTCTGGGAAGACACCGCAAGCGTCAACCAGGAAGGCACTGCGCTGCAGCCGGCCTACAGCGCCAAGTACGACAACAGCGCCAACGGCCTGACCGCCCAGGTCACCTATCGCTTCTGA
- a CDS encoding IS3 family transposase (programmed frameshift) encodes MAEGVRRSQRDYTLAFKLAVVDQVEKGEMSYKEAQARYGIQGRSTVLVWLRKHGRQDWNQGASLRKARSPDMNTPKLPLTPEQRIKELEQQLEVMSQKAQFFEAVVNVLKNDYGVSIGKKASRQVLTQRQVQALSVSRACQFMGISRQAYYQRNRAADQRSQQDRQIAQFVRQVRMRQPRLGARKLHYLLQQQAEAALRVGRDRLFRVLAEHRLLVRPKRAYHKTTHSFHRFHRHPNLLKPGPQQVLPDAPERVWVADITYLPSQSGPLYLSLVTDAYSRKIVGHHVHDSLHAESVAHAYSQALRRRTTQEPLVHHSDRGIQYCSGLYQRLHAQHGAICSMTDGYDCYQNALAERVNGILKNELLEHPPADLAQARRMVREAVDIYNRERPHLALKYKTPDAVHRAF; translated from the exons ATGGCAGAAGGTGTTCGTCGCAGCCAGCGTGATTACACGCTGGCTTTTAAACTGGCGGTGGTCGACCAGGTCGAAAAAGGAGAAATGAGCTACAAGGAGGCTCAGGCCCGCTATGGCATCCAGGGCCGCTCGACGGTGCTGGTGTGGTTACGCAAGCATGGCCGGCAGGACTGGAACCAGGGCGCCTCCCTTCGAAAGGCTCGGAGCCCGGATATGAATACCCCGAAATTGCCATTGACCCCGGAACAACGCATCAAGGAACTCGAGCAGCAGCTTGAGGTGATGAGCCAGAAGGCGCAGTTCTTCGAGGCCGTGGTGAATGTGCTGAAGAATGACTACGGCGTTTCGATCG GTAAAAAAGCGTCCCGGCAAGTCCTCACGCAAAGGCAAGTCCAAGCGCTGAGTGTTAGCAGGGCTTGCCAGTTCATGGGCATCAGCCGCCAGGCGTACTACCAGCGCAACCGGGCGGCGGATCAGCGCAGCCAGCAGGATCGACAGATCGCCCAGTTCGTGCGGCAGGTACGGATGCGTCAGCCGCGCCTGGGAGCACGCAAGCTGCATTATCTGTTGCAGCAGCAAGCGGAAGCCGCGTTGCGAGTTGGGCGCGATCGCCTGTTCCGGGTGCTGGCCGAGCACCGCCTGCTGGTTCGACCCAAGCGGGCGTACCACAAGACCACCCACAGTTTTCACCGGTTCCATCGCCATCCCAATCTGCTCAAGCCAGGGCCGCAACAGGTCTTGCCCGATGCGCCGGAGCGCGTCTGGGTTGCCGACATCACCTATCTGCCCAGCCAGAGCGGCCCGCTGTACCTGAGCCTGGTCACCGACGCCTATTCGCGCAAGATCGTCGGCCATCACGTCCACGACAGCCTGCACGCCGAGTCGGTGGCCCATGCCTACAGCCAGGCCCTGCGGCGCCGCACGACGCAGGAACCCCTGGTGCATCACTCCGACCGAGGAATTCAGTACTGCTCGGGGCTTTACCAACGCCTGCACGCGCAGCACGGAGCAATCTGCTCGATGACCGACGGCTACGACTGTTACCAGAATGCGCTGGCTGAGCGCGTCAACGGCATCCTGAAGAACGAGTTGCTGGAGCATCCTCCCGCCGACCTCGCGCAGGCGCGCCGCATGGTGCGTGAAGCCGTCGACATCTATAACCGCGAGCGCCCTCACCTGGCCCTGAAATACAAAACGCCCGATGCGGTGCATCGGGCGTTCTGA
- a CDS encoding MarR family winged helix-turn-helix transcriptional regulator — translation MLKTQCLCTQLRRAARGVTRVYDDALQGIGLTVAQFSLLRHLARLDEPSISALADAMGLDRSTLGRNLKPLQAEGLVQLQGDAGDQRNRLVLLTEAGRERLEQGAAPWEAAQQRMHEQLGEANRAQLMALLGELESLG, via the coding sequence ATGCTCAAGACCCAATGCCTTTGCACCCAATTGCGCCGTGCTGCGCGAGGCGTCACCCGTGTCTACGACGATGCCTTGCAAGGCATCGGGCTGACGGTCGCGCAATTTTCCCTGCTGCGCCATCTGGCACGCCTCGACGAGCCGAGCATTTCTGCGCTCGCGGATGCCATGGGCCTGGACCGCAGCACCCTCGGGCGCAACCTCAAGCCGCTGCAGGCCGAAGGTCTGGTGCAGTTGCAGGGCGACGCTGGCGACCAGCGCAACCGCCTGGTGCTGCTCACCGAGGCCGGTCGCGAGCGCCTGGAGCAGGGCGCCGCGCCTTGGGAGGCGGCGCAGCAGCGCATGCATGAGCAACTCGGCGAGGCCAATCGCGCGCAGTTGATGGCATTGCTTGGTGAATTGGAAAGCCTCGGCTGA
- a CDS encoding glutathione peroxidase: MSRYLLISLFFFAPLAAQAADCPPLLAQQGHLQKLRSKVDLDLCELYAGKPLLVVNTASHCGFTPQFKGLEAIYQRYKGQGLEVLGVPSDDFKQEDADTEVTAKVCYGNYGVTFNMTQVQPVRGDDAIPLFKELARQADQAPRWNFYKYVVDRQGKVVGEFPSLTKPDDPALQAAIEKAIASQP; the protein is encoded by the coding sequence ATGTCCCGCTACCTGCTCATCAGCCTGTTCTTCTTCGCACCCCTGGCCGCGCAGGCCGCCGACTGTCCGCCGCTGCTCGCACAGCAGGGGCACTTGCAGAAGCTGCGCTCCAAGGTCGATCTCGATCTCTGCGAGCTCTACGCCGGCAAGCCGCTGCTGGTGGTCAATACCGCCAGTCACTGCGGCTTCACTCCTCAGTTCAAGGGCCTGGAGGCGATCTACCAGCGCTACAAGGGACAGGGCCTGGAAGTGCTTGGCGTGCCGTCCGATGACTTCAAGCAGGAAGATGCCGACACCGAAGTGACCGCCAAGGTCTGCTACGGCAACTACGGCGTGACCTTCAACATGACCCAGGTGCAGCCGGTACGCGGCGACGACGCCATCCCGCTGTTCAAGGAACTGGCGCGCCAGGCCGACCAGGCGCCGCGCTGGAACTTCTACAAGTACGTGGTGGACCGCCAGGGCAAGGTGGTCGGCGAGTTCCCCAGCCTCACCAAGCCGGATGATCCAGCGTTGCAGGCGGCCATCGAGAAGGCCATCGCCAGCCAGCCTTGA